From the Caldisericota bacterium genome, the window GCACTGTTGCCGCCAGCAAGTACAACTATACCCCTCTTGATACGTTTATCACCCCCCAGAGCAATGACTGCGCTTATTCCGCCCAGGCTTAGTCCAAATATACTAATTTCTTTTACGTTTTGAATACTACCATTTCCTGCGAAATCAATGAGAGTTCGTACGTCTACTACAATTTGTCTGAAGCGAGAGAGCATGGTGGTAGGGTCCAGTACAAAAAAATCTTCGCCATCATTTTTTCCGTATTTTTGCCTTTCTCCATGAAAAGGAAGGGTTAGGATAAGTGATGATATCCCTTGTTTTGCAAACTGCGGGGGGAAATAAAACATGCATTGCTTTGCATTGTGTCTGTAGCCATGCAAAATAATGGTAAGTTTGTCACTATTATTCTTCGCCTTAAAGTAATGTCCATAAGCGATATTTGTTTCATCTTGCGGGAGTTTTACGTGGCTTTCGAAATACAATTTATATTCGGAATATAGATTATTTTCCGTGACGATATTAAATATAGGACGCCTGTCGTCTTTTTTATATTGATAAATTTTTCGCGGGTCATCTATAATAATATCACTCATTTGACATCTCTCCTTTATAGTATATATTTTAACGTGTAAAAATGAAAGTGATTGTAGGAGGTTTGAGGAGAAGAAATTTGGGCTAATGCTATCTGGCGGTGGTGCAAGGAGCCTTACAGAAGTAGTTGTACTAAAAACGTTAGAAAAACATAATCTGATTCCTGACGTTATTACCGGAACCTCTATGGGTGGAATTGTGGGCGGATTTCATGCCGCTGGATTTAAGCTATCGCAAATGGAAAAATTTGCAATGGCAATGGTAATAAGTAAAATGCTTGATACAAAATCACCTTTAATTTATTTTGAAGAAAATGAATTAGAGAAGGCAGAACCGGCAAAATATGGAAGGATAAGGGTGTCGCGGAGCGTTTTGACAAGACAAATGGCACTGGATAACTAAAGGAAAATTGAATATTTTCTTAATAAAACGCTGGTAGAGCAAACTTTTCCGGAGTTAGATATTCCGTTTGTATGTATAGCAGCAGATCTTTTAAACGGAAAGAAAATTGTTTTAAATGAATGAAAGCTTTCTTCTGCAATACGAGCGACAATTTCTTTGCCTTTGATTTTTGAGCCTTTTGAGTATAATGAAATGCTTCTTGTAGATGGTGGAGTTATGAGCAACGCTCCTGTTGGTATTGCAAGAGAAATGAGCGCAGACATTATATTGGCAGTAGATGGAAGTGGAGATATTAAGAGAAGGAAAAAGGAAACTTTCAAAACTCCTTTTAATACTGCCTGGCGCGTATTTAGAATTGCTCAGAATCATATATATGAGAAAGAGCTTAAGAGCGGGGATTTAATTGTAAAAACAGGGCTTGGCCTGGATACTTTAGATTTTTCTAAGAATAAAGAGTGTATAATGAAAGGTGAAGAAGATATGGAGAAAGAAATTAAAAAGTTAAAAGAACTTTCGGAGGAGTAAAATGATTATAGCAGCCGATATAGGCAACACCAATATTGTTATTGGTTTTATGAAAAACGGCAAAACGGAAAAAGTTCTCAGAATTGCTACCGACAGAGGAAGGACTTCTGATGAGTACAAACTTCTCCTAATTTCATTTATCAAAGAAGAGGGAATAGATAAAGATGATATTAAAGATTTTATTATATCTTCTGTTGTACCTCCACTTACGCCAATTTTTCAGAGCGTATCAGAAAAAATTATTTACAAAAAGGCCATAACTATTTCAAATGATATGGATTTAGGAATAAAAATTGATGTTGAAGAGTCTCATCTTATAGGAAGTGATAGACTTTGTGATGTGGTGGGAGCAGCTAAAATTTTTCCACAAGAAAATATTTGCGTGGTTGATTTTGGTACGGCAACAGTAT encodes:
- a CDS encoding patatin-like phospholipase family protein, whose amino-acid sequence is MLSGGGARSLTEVVVLKTLEKHNLIPDVITGTSMGGIVGGFHAAGFKLSQMEKFAMAMVISKMLDTKSPLIYFEENELEKAEPAKYGRIRVSRSVLTRQMALDN
- a CDS encoding patatin-like phospholipase family protein yields the protein MRATISLPLIFEPFEYNEMLLVDGGVMSNAPVGIAREMSADIILAVDGSGDIKRRKKETFKTPFNTAWRVFRIAQNHIYEKELKSGDLIVKTGLGLDTLDFSKNKECIMKGEEDMEKEIKKLKELSEE
- a CDS encoding type III pantothenate kinase is translated as MIIAADIGNTNIVIGFMKNGKTEKVLRIATDRGRTSDEYKLLLISFIKEEGIDKDDIKDFIISSVVPPLTPIFQSVSEKIIYKKAITISNDMDLGIKIDVEESHLIGSDRLCDVVGAAKIFPQENICVVDFGTATVFNVLTKDRCFIGGPIAVGIIAAANALFVKTAKLPRIALNVPQSVIGRNTVEEMQSGVVVGLGGMVDRLIGKIEQELGEPLRVIATGGISHVMMGVAQRIEEFDDQLTLKGIYHIYEHFKGV